Part of the Myxococcus guangdongensis genome is shown below.
CGAGCAGGAGCGCGGGCGCGACCTGTCCCGCATTGAGCTTCGCGCGCACCTGGGCGCGTCGGGTGCGCAGGGCCTCCATGCGCTTCTGGCTGGCCTCGTCCGTGGGCGGAGGCTCGGGCGCGGCCAGCGCGGACAGGTTGGCGCAGACGGAGACACTCTCCAGCGAGTGCACCACGCGCGTTGCGTTCTGGATGACCTGCGCGTCCGCGGTGGCCAGCGTGTCCACCACGGCGCCCAGGTCCTTGAGCCGCTGGTCCAGGCAGATGACCTGCCGCTCGAGCAGCCGCTCCGTCTGCTGTCCCTTCACGCGGGTGGCCACGCACGCCTCGTGGCTCGCGGCGACCCAGGCCCGCGCCTGGCCGTTCAGCGTGCGCTCCACCTCCGTCCATGCGCCCGCGGCGTAGGGCAGGGGGCTCTGCGTGAAGAGCGCGCGCACGGTGGACCTGCGGGCGTCATCCCAGACGCCGACGAGGGCCTGCTCGTTGCCGGAGCAGGGTGACGCGGACGTGGTGCGATGAAGGACGGCGCCACCCCCGAGCAACACCAGCCCCGCGGCCGTGGCGAGCGCGGCGCGGCGCCACCGGGCTCCGGGCGCATGGCTGAGCCTGCGCAGGAGCACGTCCATCGACTCGTGGCGCGCCACCGGCAAGTGGGCGAGTCCTCGCAGCAACACCTGATGCAGCCACGCCGGGACATTCGAGCCCGGCGGAGGCCGAGGTCCGGGCGGCACGCGAACAGAGGCCTCCGTGGGGAGGCTCGGGGACTCGGCGGGGGCGAAGGGCCGCTTGCCGTAGAGGGCCTCGTACAGCGCGACGCAGAAGCTGTACTGGTCGCTGCGCGCGTCGGAGGGCTCGCCGCGCTTCTGCTCGGGCGCCATGTAGGCCGGCGTCCCCAGCACCATGTCCGAGCGGGTGTGCCACTCGCTGCGCAGCGGCGCGGCCGTGGTGCCCGGGGTGGGCGTGGGCGTGTCCTCGACGCCCTCGACGATGCGCGCCAGCCCGAAGTCGGTGATGCGCACGCGCCCGTCCTTGCCGACGAGCGCGTTGTCGGGCTTGAAGTCCCGGTGCACCAGCCCCTGCGCGTGCGCCGCCGCGAGCCCGCGTCCGGCCTGGATGAACAGGCCCAGCGTCTCACGCCAGTCCTTCGGTCCCTTGCGCGAGCGGATGTGCGCGCGCAGCGTGGTGCCGTCCACCAGCTCCATGGCCAGGAAGACGTGCTCACCGAAGCGGCCCACGTCATGGATGGTGATGACGTGCGGGTGGATGACGCGAGCGGTGGCCTGGGCCTCGCGCAACAGCCGCGCCTGGGCGCGCTCGAGGTGGGCGGAGCTGGTGGAGTCGATGCGAATCAGCTTGAGCGCGACGCGCCGGTCCAGCTCCGGGTCATACGCCGCGTGGACGACGCCCATGCCCCCGGAGCCGATTCGCTCCAGAACGACATATCGCCCGAGCAGCGCCCCGCGCTCGAGCCACGAGCGCGGCGCGGCAGGCATCGACGGTGGCGGGCTCGCCTCCTCGTCCCGCGAACGCGCGGCCTCCGCCAGGAGTGCTCGACAGGAGGCGCAGGAATCAAGATGCTGCTCCACCTGATGCGTCGCTTCGACGTCCAGCTCACCCTGTGCGAAGGCGAAGAGCCGTCGTGTCTCGATGCATTCCATGACCGTGGTGACGATAACCGACGTGGGCGGTCAAGACGATGAATGGCACCGAGCATGAAGAGGACCTGGCCTTCGCGCGCGCCTGTGCGCGGCAGGACGCCAGCGCCCTGAGCGAGTTCGAGTCGCGCTTCATCCCGTCGCTCCGCAAGGCGCTGCTGCACCGGGGCCTGGAGGCCACCGTGGCGGACGAGGCGCTCCAGTTGCTGCGCGTGAAGCTTTTCCTTCCCAACGGAGAGCGCGCGCCGCGCATCGCCGACTACGAGGGACAGGGCACGTTGATGGCGTGGCTCCGGGTGGCCGCGCTGCGCACCGCGCTCAACCTGATGCGAGAGCGGAAGATTTCGCTCGACCTGAATGACTCCAAGCTCGCAGAGGCGAGCGTGCCGGACGTGGATATGGACCGGCGCTTCATCCAGGAGCGCTACCGCGAGGACTTCACGGTGGCCTTCCAGGAGGCGCTCGGCGCGCTGGAGTCCCGGGGACGGACGCTGTTGCGGTTGCACCTGGTGGAGGGGATGGGCACGGCGCAGATCGCCCGCGCGTACCAGGTGGACCGCTCCACGGTGAAGCGCTGGCTGGCGCAGTTCCGCGAGCGGCTGCGGCAGGATGTGCGAGACCGTCTCGCGGCCCGATTGGGCGAGAACTCCGAGGGGCTCACCAGCCTGCTGCGAGTGCTCCAGAGCCAGCTGGACCTGAGCATCCGCTCGGTGATGCGGGACGCGACACCGTCTTGAGCGCCCGCGCTCGTGCGGAAAAGCGATGCGCGAATGCGCCACTTCGCGCCAGGGCGTGTCCAGGCAGTGATGTGCCCGCTTCCGCGCTTGCTTCCCCACACCCCTTGCGCGGACCCGGGGAGGGCTGACCGCTCCGGGTCGGGACTTCGAGGGGCGCGTGGAGGCGGCCCGCGGGGGGCCTCTCCACGCTCCTCGTCGAAGGTTCAGGCCCGCGTCGTCGCGAGCGCCTGACGGATGGCGACCACCACGGGGCAGTCGTCCTTCTCCAGGTCGAAGGGCTTGCGAGGAAACAGCGGCGGCTGCGCCATGAAGCGAGGGCGGGTGCCCCGGTGCGGCTGCGCGGCGTGGGCGATGAGCGGGTGGCAGAGATAGACGGTCCCCGCGTCACCCTGGGCCAGCGCTTCAGGACGCGAGGCCGTCGAATCCATCCGTTGGGCCAGCTCCATGAAGGACAGGCCCGCGTCCCCGGCGGGGGCCAGCATCCGCGCGACGTCGTGATGCGAGCCGATGCGGATGCGCGTGGGAGCGTCGTGCTCGCCGACGTCGGAGAACAGGAAGAGCATCAGGAGCGCGCGCCCCTGGGTGGAGACGTTGCTGCGCCACTCGAAGAAGGAGTCGGTGCCGCCCGGTGGAGGGAAGCTGACGTCGACGTGCCAGCCGTCGTCACCTGGGTTCTCGGTGCTGGGGAAGCGGACCGGGAAGGAGCCCAGGCTCATCCTCGGCCACCATCGCTCGACGCCGACGAGCTGGTCGTACGCGGCATTCAATCTCGGCGTGTTCGCGGCCGTGCGGAAGACGTCCTGCGTGTATTCGCCGAGCCGGACGACGGGGCGTTTCCAGCTCGTCGGATCATCGGGGGAACAGCCGGTGTCCTTCCAGAGGAGGGCGCGCGCCTCGGCGGCGACTTCCTGGGGAAAGGCGTCATCGAGTCGGACGAAGCCCTGCTCGATGAACTGTTGAATCTGGGACGCACTCAGGACCGGGGAGGATTCAGGGGACATGGGCGCGGGGACGAAGGGACGCGCGAAACCTGACCGCCGCGCGAGGTGGGGCAGTTCAGGAGGGTTGCTTGAAGATGAAGGGGTAGCTCACGACCACCTTGCCCAGCTCCTTGGAGGGCTTCGGAAACCGCCAGGTCCTGATCTGTCCAACCATGCAGTCCTCGAGTTCCGGCTCGTGCACGAGCGTCTGCTGGACCTTGGCCTCGGAGACGTGTCCCTCGGCACCGATGACGAAGCGGATGGTGATCTTCCCGTCCCGCAGCGGCCGTGTGCCCCAGACCCACGAGTAGCACTGGAGAATCTCCTCGCGGTGACTCTGGATGACCCGTCGAATCGAATCCACGCCGAGCGGGCCCTCGAGCAGCCGGGTCAACCTGTCCTGTCCGCGTGGGAGCTGCGCGCGGTCCGGGGTGTGGTGGCAGGCGAGGGTCGATAGGAGGAGCAGGGGGGCGGTGGTGCGCAGCATCCGGGGCACTCTGCCACGGGCACCGTGATCTCGGGCGGACTGTGAGGAGGCCCGAGGTCCATCATCCGCCTCGGGCCCCCGCGCTTCGTCAGGGCTGTCCCACGACCTGGAGCATCTGGATCAGATTGCCGCAGGTGTCCTCGAACGTGGCGATGATGGCGGGCCCGAACTGGGTGGGCTCCTTCGTGAACACCACGCCGCGCGCCTTCAGACGCTCATATTCCTCGTGGATGTTCGTCGAGGTGAAGGCCGTCGCGGGGATGCCGTCCGCGAAGATGGCCTTCTGGTACGCCACCGCCGCCGGATGCCCGTTGGGCTCGAGCAGCAGCTCCGTGCCGTTCGGGTCGTCTGGCGACACCACGGTCAGCCAGCGCGCTCCACCCGCGGGCACGTCCACCTTCGTCACGAAGCCCAGCTTCTCCGTGTAGAACTTCTGGGCCTTGGCCTGGTCGTCGACGAACACGCTATTCATCGAGATGCGCATCGGTTCCTCCAAAGGGGATGACGTCGTCGACGCGGACCCTCCGCGTGACGTTCAACCATTTCGTTGAGGATAGCGATGGAGCCGGGACAGTCAACCATCTGGTTGTGAATCGACCTCGCGCGTGACGTGGGTCAGCTTCCGGAGTCCTTCGCGCGAGCGCGGACCTCGGCGGCGAACAGCTCCGCGGCGGGGGCTCGGGGCGCGCCCTTGCGCCAGAGGAGGGCGGCCAGCTCGGAGCGTGGCGCCGGGGACAGTCGCTTGACGACCAGTCGCTCCACGTCGGCGAGGCGTGGCTCGGGCAGCACCGTGACGGCGAGCCCCGCGCGGACGATGGCGAGCACCGTGCCCACCGCGTTGGACTCGAGCGCGATGCGCGGGGACCACCGCAGCGTGGCGAAGTACGCGTCCACGCGCGAGCGCACCCGCAGGCCCGGGGAGAGCAGGGCGAAGGGCTCGTTCGTGAGCTGCTTCACGCCCACCGTCTCCGCGCCGGCCAGCACATGGCCACGCGCGACGACGAGCGCGAGCCGGCTGTCGAACACCGGCTCGGTGTCCAGGTCCGGAGCGCGCGCTGGCGCGTAGCCCAGCCCCACGTCCAGCTTTCCGTCCGTCAATCGCCGCTCCATCCTGCGCACCACCAGCTCCTCCGCGCTGAGCGCGAGGCCCGGGTGACGGCGCAGGACGGCGGCGAGCGCGGGGACGACGAGGCCGCGCATGCTGGGGGGATAGCCCACGCGCAGCGCGCCCGTGGCCAGTCCCTGCAGCGCGCCCACGGCCATCCGTCCCGCGTCCACATCCTCCAGCGCGCGCGACGCGTAGCTGCGGAACAGCTCTCCGGCCTGCGTCAGGCGCACGCCCGCTCGGGAGCGCTCGAAGAGCGGCGTCTCCAGCTCCTCCTCCAGCTGACGAATCTGCTGGGACAGCGTGGGCTGCGAGACGTGGACCCGCCGCGCCGCACGGCCGAAGTGCAGCGTGTCGGCCACGGCGGTGAAGTAGCGCAGGTGTCGGAGCTCCATGGCGGCATCATAGATGGTGCCTATCGAAGCGATGCGAACAAACGAATGTACGAATCGACCCCGGTCCGTAGAACTTCGGTGTCACCGGAAGGAAGGACCGCGAGATGAAGGCATCGGACCTGTTCGTCAAAGCGCTGGAGGCCGAGGGCGTGCGTTACGTCTTCGGGCTGCCCGGCGAGGAGAATCTGGACCTCTTGGAGTCGATGCGGGGCTCCAGCCTGAAGCTGGTGCTCACCCGTCACGAGCAGGCGGCCGGCTTCATGGCGGCGACGTGGGGGCGGCTGACCGGCAAGGCGGGCGTCACCCTGGCGACGCTGGGGCCGGGCGCCACCAACCTCGTCACGCCGGCCGCGTACGCGCAGCTGGGCGCCATGCCCATGGTGATGCTCACCGGGCAGAAGCCCATCAAGGCGAGCAAGCAGGGCCACTTCCAGATTGTCGACGTGGTGGGGATGATGCGCCCGCTCACCAAGCTGACGCGCACGCTCGTCTCCGCGGAGCACGTCCCGTCCGCGGTGCGCGAGGCCTTCCGTCGCGCGGAGGAGGAGCGCCCCGGCGCCACGCATCTGGAGTTGCCCGAGGACGTCGCGCGCGAGGCCACCGAGGCGCCGTTGCTCGCGCCCAGCGCGTGGCGCAGGCCCGTGGCGGACGAGGGCTCCATCGCGCGGGCCGTGGAGACCATCGCCTCGGCGCGCCGGCCGCTGTTGATGGTGGGCGCGGGCGCCAACCGGAAGCTCACGTCGGAGATGCTGCGCGTCCTGGTGGACCGGGTGGGGATTCCCTTCTCGAGCACGCAGATGGGCAAGGGCGTCGTCGACGAGTCCCACCCGCTGTGGATGGGCACCGCCGCGCTGTCGGATGGAGACTTCGTCCACCGCGCCATCGAGATGTCCGACTGCATCATCAACGTGGGACACGACGTCATCGAGAAGCCGCCGTTCGTGATGCGCGACAGCAGCCGCGCCGTCGTCCACCTGAACTTCTCGTCGGCGGAGGTGGACCCGGTCTACTTCCCGAAGCTGGAGGTGACGGGGGACATCGCCAACGCCGTGTGGCGCATCGCGGAGGGGCTGGGACAGCGTGGGGCGAGCTGGGACTTCGCGCCGTTCGAGAAGGCTCGGGCGGGGCTGGAGGCGCAGCTGGCGCGAGGGGCGGCGGATGACCGCTTCCCCATCTACCCCGCGAGACTGGTGGCGGAGGTGCGCCGCGCGCTGCCGGATGACGGCATCGTGTGTCTGGACAATGGCATGTACAAGCTGTGGTTCGCTCGCTACTACCGTACGCGGCGGCCCAACACGCTCTTGCTGGACAACGCGCTCGCGACGATGGGGGCGGGGCTGCCCTCGGCGATCGCCGCGAAGCTGGTGCATCCTCGCCGCAAGGTGGTGGCGGTCTGCGGCGACGGTGGGTTCATGATGAACTCGCAGGAGCTGGAGACGGCGGTGCGACTGGGGTTGGACCTCACGGTGGTCGTCGTGCGCGACGACGGCTACGGGATGATTCGCTGGAAGCAGGGGGAGATGGGCCTGCCGGACTTCGGCATGGCGCTGGGCAACCCCGACTTCGTCCGCTACGCGGAGGCGTACGGCGCCAGGGGGCATCGACCCACGAGCGCGTCGGAGTTCGGCGCGACCCTGTCACGCTGCCTGGAGTCGGGCGGCGTGCATGTCATCGACCTGCCCATCGACTACTCGGACAACACCCGCGCGCTCGGCGTCGGGGAGAAGGAAGGCGAGGTGCTCCATGTTGGCTGAACGCTACCCGTACTACGTGGCCAACCGTCGGTGCTGGCCAAACGCGGACCTGCCCGTGGTGGACAAGTACACGGGAGAAGTGGTGACGCGGGTCGCGCTCTCGGACGCGGCCGCGGTGGAGGAGGCCATCGCCGCGGCGGTGCGTGCAGCGGGGCCGATGCGGCGGCTGCCCGCGCATGCCCGACAGGCGGTGCTGGAGCACTGCGTGCGTCGCTTCCAGGAGCGCGCGGAGGAGCTGGCCCAGGTGCTCTGCGTCGAGGCGGGCAAGCCCCTGCGTGACGCGCGCGGCGAGGTGACGCGGCTCATCGAGACGTTCAAGGCCGCCGCGGAGGAGGCGGTGCGCGGGGGCGGCGAGGTGCTGAACCTGGAGGTGTCCGCGCGGGCCGAGGGCTACCGGGGCTTCACGCGTCGGGTGCCGGTGGGGCCGGTGTCGCTCATCACGCCGTTCAACTTCCCGCTCAACCTGGTGGCGCACAAGGTCGCGCCGGCGATCGCCGCGGGCTGCCCGTTCATCCTGAAGCCGTCGGACCGCACGCCGGTGAGCGCGATGATTCTGGCGGAGGTGCTCGCGGAGACGAACCTGCCCGAGGGCGCGTTCTCGGTCGTCACGCCGACGCTGAAGGACATCGGTCCTCTCATCGAGGACGAGCGGTTGAAGCTCCTGTCGTTCACGGGCTCGGAGAAGGTGGGCTGGGAGCTCAAGGCGCGCGCGGGGCGCAAGAAGGTGGTGCTGGAGCTGGGCGGCAACGCGGCCTGCGTGGTGGACCGCGAGCCGGGCGCCGCGCTGGACGTGATTGCGGACCGCGTGGCGCTCGGGGCGTTCTTCCAGTCGGGGCAGAGCTGCATCTCGGTGCAGCGGGTGTTGGTGCACGCGTCGCACTACGAGGCGTTCAAGGCGCTGCTCGTCGAGCGGGCGCGGGCGCTGCGCTCGGGGAACCCTCGTGACGAGGCGACGACGCTGGGGCCGATGATCGACGAGCCCGCTGCGAAGCGCCTCGAGGGGTGGATTCAGGACGCGGTGGGGCGGGGGGCGCGGGTGCTGACGGGCGGCGGACGCAAGGGCGCGCTGCTGGAGGCCACGGTGCTGGAGGGCGTGCCCGAGGACGCGCCGCTGAGCGCGGAGGAGGCCTTCGGTCCGGTGGTGTTGCTCCAGCCCTTCACCTCCTTCACGGAGGCGATGGCCCAGGTCAACGCGGGCCGGTACGGGTTGCAGGCGGGGCTCTTCACCAACGACCTCTCACGGGCGATGCATGCCTGGGACGAGCTGGAGGTGGGCGGCGTGGTGGTGGGAGACGTGCCGAGCTTCCGCGTGGACACCATGCCCTATGGCGGCGTGAAGGGCTCCGGCCTGGGACGCGAGGGCGTGAAGTACGCCATCGAGGACATGACGGAGCTGCGGCTGCTGGTGTTGCGCCAGCGCGCGCCTCGGGAGGATTGAGGCGCGGCACGAGCGTGGACAAGATGCCCGGATGGACCAGGACGAGCGCGACTTCATCGCGAGCATCAAGAACACGGAGCCCACTCGGGGGCTCCGCGTTCGCGTGAGTGACTCGGAGGAATACCGAATCGCGGCGCTCGGCCGGGGAGAGATGGGCTTCTACCAGCAGAACGACAGGGCCCTGCTCTTCGAGTTCAGCGCCGGCTTCGCCTTCATCGTCAAGAAGTCCATCCGGCGCTGGGACGACGGCAAGAAGGTCACCGACGCGGAGCGCGAGATCATCGTCCAGCGCATCGCCGACTACCTGAAGGCCGGCGGTGCGCAGCACGTCAACATCATCGAGTGAACCGCGTCACCGGATGATGGCGTAACCGGCATGCGCGTGGTCGCTCACGCCGTCCGTCTTCACCTGCGCGGCGTTGTGCGTGTCCAACCCGCCCGACACCCAGACCTGGTCGAAGTTGTCGCCGTTGGCCTTCTTCCCGCCCACCACGCGGTGCAGCCCCGCGCCCTCGAGCGCCTTGCCCACGTTCTCCGTCGAATCGTTGAAGTCGCCCATCACCACCAGCTCCCGCGCCGGGGGACCCTTGGCCTCCGCACGCGCCACCTCCGCGAGGAACTGGAGCTGCTTCTCGCGCAGCCCCGCGCCTTCCTTCCCCGCCGCCAGGTGCACGTTGATGATGCTCTTCTCCTGGCCATCCGGCCCCACCACGCGCGTCACCAGCGCCGTGCGCGGCTCGGAGGGGCTGTTCTTCCGCAGCGCCTCGTTGCGCGCACCCAGCGCCTTGCGCTCGGCCTCCGTCAGCTTGCCGTCACCCAGCGCCGCCAGGTCCTCCTTCGACGACACCGCGGGCCCTCCGGACTCCGCCGCGGGCAGCGTCACCGTGTACGCGTCCACGACCTTGTCCGGCGCCCCCACGTAGATGGCGTTGCCGTACGTCGCGTCCGCGCCCGTGTCGCCCTTGATGCTCTTGTCATCCCCGGAGAACGACTCGCCCGTCACCAGCGTCCCCTCGGGCGTCTGGTACAGCGTCGTCCCATCCGCGCCCTTGCGAATCGCCGTGGCCGGCGCGTCCTCGTGCAGCCCCACCGTGGGCACCGTGCCCGACTTGAACGCCTCGAACGACGGATTCAGATGCCGCGCGATGTCCAACGCCGTGTTCGCGTTCCCACTGCGATCCACGCCGACGTCCACCTCCTGGAACCCGGCGATGGTCGCGCCCGTCTCACGGATGAGCTCCGCCTGCTCCTCGCGGTTCTTCGCCGTGCGGTACTCGGAGCCCGCGCCGTTGGCCAGGTTCAGCGTCAGCACCCCCGTGCCGCTCTGGATGTCCGGCAGCTCGTCCGCGCGCACCGGCTTCGAGTACCCGCTCGGACCCTCGTTCGCTCCCCCCGACAAATCCGGCCGCGACGGGTTGGCGCCCGGTGATGGAGACGGCGTGAAGGAGTCCTTCGCCTGCGCCGAGCCGGACGACGCGCCCGTGGGCCGTGCCTCATTGCTCGTGGAGGAGGCGGGCGGCTGCTGAACGACGCTTCGGGCCCAACGGCCCGCGACATTCCAGATGCTCATGACCATCTCCAGGCCCTCAGGAAGCACACGGCCCGGGCCGGGGTTCCGCGAGGGCTGCTCGGGCGCGAGTCTCCCTCAGCCCAGCCAGCCCGGAAAGTCCCGCCGGGTCCGGGGGAACCTCCCTCCAAAAAGGTCCTGGACCATCCCAGCTCGTACCGTTAGTAGGTTTGACCTCAAACTTTAAGCCCGGGAGTACGGCGCCCACGCGAGAGGGATGCGCGCGGGGCCGGGGCTCGCCGTGCACCCCGACTCGAAAGGCCCCCAGACATGGTGCGCTCCATCTCCTTGCCCTGGCTCTCCGCCGCCACGCCCGAGGCTTCCGTGGCGGGCGCCCCGCCGCCTCCGTTGCCCGTCCCCGTGCCCGAGGGCAGCGCGTGGGGACTGGAGCTGTGGCAGTGGGCGGGTCTGGCGGTGTTGTTCGTGGGGGCGTGGCTGCTGGGGCGGGCCATCGAGTGGCTGGTGCTCCGGGTGGTGGACCGGGCCACGGCGATGACGAAGTCGGGCTGGGATGACCAGCTGGCGACGTCCGCGCGAGGCCCCACGCGCTACGTGCTCTTCACGGTGCTGGTGGCCTCGGGGCTGTGGGCGCTGAAGCTGCCGCCCGTGGCGAAGCACGGCGTGGACCTGGTGACGCGCTCGGTGGGCCTG
Proteins encoded:
- a CDS encoding tetratricopeptide repeat protein, whose protein sequence is MECIETRRLFAFAQGELDVEATHQVEQHLDSCASCRALLAEAARSRDEEASPPPSMPAAPRSWLERGALLGRYVVLERIGSGGMGVVHAAYDPELDRRVALKLIRIDSTSSAHLERAQARLLREAQATARVIHPHVITIHDVGRFGEHVFLAMELVDGTTLRAHIRSRKGPKDWRETLGLFIQAGRGLAAAHAQGLVHRDFKPDNALVGKDGRVRITDFGLARIVEGVEDTPTPTPGTTAAPLRSEWHTRSDMVLGTPAYMAPEQKRGEPSDARSDQYSFCVALYEALYGKRPFAPAESPSLPTEASVRVPPGPRPPPGSNVPAWLHQVLLRGLAHLPVARHESMDVLLRRLSHAPGARWRRAALATAAGLVLLGGGAVLHRTTSASPCSGNEQALVGVWDDARRSTVRALFTQSPLPYAAGAWTEVERTLNGQARAWVAASHEACVATRVKGQQTERLLERQVICLDQRLKDLGAVVDTLATADAQVIQNATRVVHSLESVSVCANLSALAAPEPPPTDEASQKRMEALRTRRAQVRAKLNAGQVAPALLLANDVATEAHAIGYGPLEAEVLDLLAETQGKNLAYRDAIKTLHQAIQVATASRHDRQAAESWAGMIRLLSLVGPEVDPDGAVPGHAQAALRRLGGDARIEAMYFRNLASLHRKRGRREEALAASQRAVELARKLYTANEPELGTALLTMGHALHEFDRHAEGIRFLTEAEAIYREKYGPEHPYLATVLSNLAVFNVRLGDIEAALRYGREALLINRRVYGEESEAVASAYHNLAGFLMAQGHPEESLQHYLKAARIHEKVQGPDASDVGASLSRMGVVLASLGRYEEALKQHLRAVTIREKRYGPGDARVGMELVNVADDHLGLGEPRKALPLLERALGLLEQPSAERYADELASARYSMARALESEPGQRQRALTLANAAQRHNQGHLPARTQQFKDVERWLVRHTAPRLSSQHHGKPL
- a CDS encoding sigma-70 family RNA polymerase sigma factor, translating into MNGTEHEEDLAFARACARQDASALSEFESRFIPSLRKALLHRGLEATVADEALQLLRVKLFLPNGERAPRIADYEGQGTLMAWLRVAALRTALNLMRERKISLDLNDSKLAEASVPDVDMDRRFIQERYREDFTVAFQEALGALESRGRTLLRLHLVEGMGTAQIARAYQVDRSTVKRWLAQFRERLRQDVRDRLAARLGENSEGLTSLLRVLQSQLDLSIRSVMRDATPS
- a CDS encoding phytanoyl-CoA dioxygenase family protein, with translation MSPESSPVLSASQIQQFIEQGFVRLDDAFPQEVAAEARALLWKDTGCSPDDPTSWKRPVVRLGEYTQDVFRTAANTPRLNAAYDQLVGVERWWPRMSLGSFPVRFPSTENPGDDGWHVDVSFPPPGGTDSFFEWRSNVSTQGRALLMLFLFSDVGEHDAPTRIRIGSHHDVARMLAPAGDAGLSFMELAQRMDSTASRPEALAQGDAGTVYLCHPLIAHAAQPHRGTRPRFMAQPPLFPRKPFDLEKDDCPVVVAIRQALATTRA
- a CDS encoding AgmX/PglI C-terminal domain-containing protein, with product MLRTTAPLLLLSTLACHHTPDRAQLPRGQDRLTRLLEGPLGVDSIRRVIQSHREEILQCYSWVWGTRPLRDGKITIRFVIGAEGHVSEAKVQQTLVHEPELEDCMVGQIRTWRFPKPSKELGKVVVSYPFIFKQPS
- a CDS encoding VOC family protein; amino-acid sequence: MRISMNSVFVDDQAKAQKFYTEKLGFVTKVDVPAGGARWLTVVSPDDPNGTELLLEPNGHPAAVAYQKAIFADGIPATAFTSTNIHEEYERLKARGVVFTKEPTQFGPAIIATFEDTCGNLIQMLQVVGQP
- a CDS encoding LysR substrate-binding domain-containing protein yields the protein MELRHLRYFTAVADTLHFGRAARRVHVSQPTLSQQIRQLEEELETPLFERSRAGVRLTQAGELFRSYASRALEDVDAGRMAVGALQGLATGALRVGYPPSMRGLVVPALAAVLRRHPGLALSAEELVVRRMERRLTDGKLDVGLGYAPARAPDLDTEPVFDSRLALVVARGHVLAGAETVGVKQLTNEPFALLSPGLRVRSRVDAYFATLRWSPRIALESNAVGTVLAIVRAGLAVTVLPEPRLADVERLVVKRLSPAPRSELAALLWRKGAPRAPAAELFAAEVRARAKDSGS
- a CDS encoding acetolactate synthase large subunit, translating into MKASDLFVKALEAEGVRYVFGLPGEENLDLLESMRGSSLKLVLTRHEQAAGFMAATWGRLTGKAGVTLATLGPGATNLVTPAAYAQLGAMPMVMLTGQKPIKASKQGHFQIVDVVGMMRPLTKLTRTLVSAEHVPSAVREAFRRAEEERPGATHLELPEDVAREATEAPLLAPSAWRRPVADEGSIARAVETIASARRPLLMVGAGANRKLTSEMLRVLVDRVGIPFSSTQMGKGVVDESHPLWMGTAALSDGDFVHRAIEMSDCIINVGHDVIEKPPFVMRDSSRAVVHLNFSSAEVDPVYFPKLEVTGDIANAVWRIAEGLGQRGASWDFAPFEKARAGLEAQLARGAADDRFPIYPARLVAEVRRALPDDGIVCLDNGMYKLWFARYYRTRRPNTLLLDNALATMGAGLPSAIAAKLVHPRRKVVAVCGDGGFMMNSQELETAVRLGLDLTVVVVRDDGYGMIRWKQGEMGLPDFGMALGNPDFVRYAEAYGARGHRPTSASEFGATLSRCLESGGVHVIDLPIDYSDNTRALGVGEKEGEVLHVG
- a CDS encoding aldehyde dehydrogenase family protein, translating into MLAERYPYYVANRRCWPNADLPVVDKYTGEVVTRVALSDAAAVEEAIAAAVRAAGPMRRLPAHARQAVLEHCVRRFQERAEELAQVLCVEAGKPLRDARGEVTRLIETFKAAAEEAVRGGGEVLNLEVSARAEGYRGFTRRVPVGPVSLITPFNFPLNLVAHKVAPAIAAGCPFILKPSDRTPVSAMILAEVLAETNLPEGAFSVVTPTLKDIGPLIEDERLKLLSFTGSEKVGWELKARAGRKKVVLELGGNAACVVDREPGAALDVIADRVALGAFFQSGQSCISVQRVLVHASHYEAFKALLVERARALRSGNPRDEATTLGPMIDEPAAKRLEGWIQDAVGRGARVLTGGGRKGALLEATVLEGVPEDAPLSAEEAFGPVVLLQPFTSFTEAMAQVNAGRYGLQAGLFTNDLSRAMHAWDELEVGGVVVGDVPSFRVDTMPYGGVKGSGLGREGVKYAIEDMTELRLLVLRQRAPRED
- a CDS encoding endonuclease/exonuclease/phosphatase family protein, with product MSIWNVAGRWARSVVQQPPASSTSNEARPTGASSGSAQAKDSFTPSPSPGANPSRPDLSGGANEGPSGYSKPVRADELPDIQSGTGVLTLNLANGAGSEYRTAKNREEQAELIRETGATIAGFQEVDVGVDRSGNANTALDIARHLNPSFEAFKSGTVPTVGLHEDAPATAIRKGADGTTLYQTPEGTLVTGESFSGDDKSIKGDTGADATYGNAIYVGAPDKVVDAYTVTLPAAESGGPAVSSKEDLAALGDGKLTEAERKALGARNEALRKNSPSEPRTALVTRVVGPDGQEKSIINVHLAAGKEGAGLREKQLQFLAEVARAEAKGPPARELVVMGDFNDSTENVGKALEGAGLHRVVGGKKANGDNFDQVWVSGGLDTHNAAQVKTDGVSDHAHAGYAIIR